One Amaranthus tricolor cultivar Red isolate AtriRed21 chromosome 10, ASM2621246v1, whole genome shotgun sequence genomic window carries:
- the LOC130825765 gene encoding syntaxin-related protein KNOLLE, translated as MNNLMTKSFLSYVDLKKAAEKDVEQDLEMGNGGGKSDPKMEAFLEEAEKVKAEMASIKDILITLEASNEESKSLHKPEALKALRGRINADVVTVLRKAKAIKARLELMDRATAENRRLSSEMGTPIDRTRTCVTNGLRKKLKELMMEFQALRQKMMSEYKETVGRCYYTVTGEYPEDDMIEKIISNGVGEGEILTHAVQEHGRGKVLETVIEIQGRHDAAKEIERSLLELHQVFLDMAVMVEAQGEQMDNIEHHVINASHYVQDGTKNLKQAKVYQRGSRKCMCIGIIALLVIILLIVIPILASFTHS; from the exons ATGAATAATTTGATGACAAAATCGTTCTTAAGCTACGTTGATCTGAAGAAAGCGGCTGAAAAAGATGTTGAACAAGATTTAGAAATGGGAAATGGAGGAggaaaatcagatccaaaaatgGAAGCTTTTCTGGAAGAAGCAGAGAAAGTGAAGGCGGAAATGGCTTCCATTAAAGACATATTGATAACCCTTGAAGCTTCTAATGAGGAGAGCAAATCTTTACATAAACCCGAGGCACTGAAGGCTCTTCGAGGCCGAATCAATGCAGATGTTGTAACTGTTCTTAGGAAGGCTAAAGCTATTAAAGCACGCCTTGAATTGATGGACCGGGCTACTGCCGAGAATCGCCGTCTTTCTTCTGAAATGGGTACACCCATTGATAG GACAAGAACATGTGTGACAAATGGGCTAAGAAAGAAACTAAAAGAGCTAATGATGGAATTCCAAGCCTTAAGGCAAAAGATGATGTCTGAGTACAAAGAAACTGTTGGGAGATGCTACTACACAGTCACAGGAGAGTACCCTGAAGACGACATGATCGAAAAGATCATATCCAATGGTGTAGGAGAAGGTGAGATTTTAACCCATGCAGTGCAGGAGCACGGCCGTGGTAAGGTGTTAGAGACGGTGATCGAGATCCAAGGCCGCCATGACGCTGCCAAGGAGATCGAACGCTCGCTGTTAGAACTTCATCAAGTGTTCTTAGATATGGCTGTGATGGTGGAAGCTCAAGGGGAGCAAATGGACAATATTGAACATCATGTGATTAATGCTTCACATTATGTGCAAGATGGGACTAAGAATCTTAAGCAAGCTAAAGTGTATCAAAGAGGAAGTAGGAAGTGTATGTGTATTGGGATTATAGCATTGTTGGTGATTATACTCTTGATTGTAATTCCTATTCTTGCAAGTTTTACTCATTCTTGA